In the genome of Archangium lipolyticum, the window GAAGAGGAGGATCTGCGACCAACCGATGAGTGTCATGGCAGACCCCTAGAAGCGCTCCGGACGGAGCAGGGCATGGACGAGGTAGACGAGGAGCAGCACCGCGAGCACGGCGCCGGAGACGTATTCGAAGGTCATGGGACGGAGGCCTCCCCGGCGGGCAGGGAGCCCTCGGGACTGGAGGACTCGACCCACCCCGATGGAGTGCTCGATGGGAAGGACGGCGGGCAGGGAAGCTCGAAAGGGGACATGGACACCTCGTCCCCTTCGCTAGAGCAGCCGCTGTACCAGGAACCGGTCCTGCTACTCCTCGTGATTCCGGGGGGTTACGCCTCCGGGAGCCCCCTCCGGATTGCAATCCGCACGATGACCCCCCGGGAGCCCTTGCCTCATGAAAGGCACTCGCGGGGAACGGTGCTCAGGGACTGCCGGCGTGCGAAGAGGCGTCGTGGCGGGCCTGGGCGGACAGATAGGCGTCCTCGGCTCGCACCAGGAGCGTGCGGATGGTGGCCGCGTCGGGCGCCTCCATCAACGCCTGCCGCAGGCGGCCATCCCGCAGCAGCGCCGCGACGCGCGCGAGCACCCCCAGGTGCGTACCCGGCGCGTTCGTCGGTGACGCGAGCGTCACGAAGAGCCGCACCGGCTTCCCATCCCGGGCGCCGAAGTCCACGCCCTCACGGTCCACGGCGATACAGGCGATGGTCTGCCGGAGCCGTTCGAACCGGCAGTGCGGGATGGCCACCCCCTCGCCAATGGCGGTACTGGAGATGCGCTCCCGGGAAGCAAGCTGCTCCTCGAGCTGCTCGCGCGGAGCCCGCGTCCTCGCCGCGAGCATTCCAGCCAGTTCGTGCAACACGCCCGCCTTGTCCGTGACCCGCAGGTCCGAACGGATGCAGCCTTCCGCCAGGAAATCGGTGAAGCGCATCTCACACCTCCCAGGAGCACGCGCCAATGGAGTCTTCCGGTGCTCGAGCCGACTCGGGCGACAGGTGCCGCGCCGGGCGCTCTCCCGCACATGCTCGGAATGGTGGGACGCATCGGCAACCCCCACCGTTCCCCGTGAACGTCCCGCCTCGCGTTGCGTTGTCCGGTGGAGCACCCGCATGGCCGCCCGCTCCCCGTCTCCGGCCCGTCCGGGCAAGGGGCCAGCCCTCACCCTCCGGGTGGCGGCTCCCCACCGTAGAAGCGCTTCAGCTCCTCGAAGAGCTCCGGCGTCTTGTCCCTCATCTGCCGCGGCTTCTCGAAGAAGGACTCGGTGGCCACGGCGAAGAACTCGGCCTCGTTGAGGCCGCCGTAGTCGTCCAGCACCTGACGCTCCAGGCGCCGGCCCTCGCGCAGCTTCAGGAAGTGCTCCCCCATCACCGAGGCCCACGCCCGGTAGTGGGAGTACCGGCGCAGCTGCGGCGTCCCATCGAAGGCCCCGT includes:
- a CDS encoding PTS sugar transporter subunit IIA, with protein sequence MRFTDFLAEGCIRSDLRVTDKAGVLHELAGMLAARTRAPREQLEEQLASRERISSTAIGEGVAIPHCRFERLRQTIACIAVDREGVDFGARDGKPVRLFVTLASPTNAPGTHLGVLARVAALLRDGRLRQALMEAPDAATIRTLLVRAEDAYLSAQARHDASSHAGSP
- the kdpF gene encoding K(+)-transporting ATPase subunit F, producing the protein MTFEYVSGAVLAVLLLVYLVHALLRPERF